A window of Littorina saxatilis isolate snail1 linkage group LG7, US_GU_Lsax_2.0, whole genome shotgun sequence contains these coding sequences:
- the LOC138970146 gene encoding uncharacterized protein: MADTRHHQHYTRFSSTVGIDPEYTEGANLIDITELGDDGHAAQPVNGQVEQTVPSSPSVSSIKELITMGKELGLEGKELQSFVQGERDKERAAQEREHEREASRLALEAQERTDERQFKENERDRLFRIEELRIQSEVQMNTNENAAHPSQSSHNHDPRFIPKIPYLDDKGDVESWLKQFEHYARDMNLDESKKASRLIYFLKGKARTIVSKMDDEDVDDYEKVKSALFEGFQLTAEQYRMKFRNTRRNPAETYKEHITRLDRYLTKWIELDPCEKTVKGLTDLILREQSLQSMPSDLAVHVKDRNPINAKEMGKLASDYELNRSQNKLRPTPTRTPQDGTKRFEKDHKPSPQQGKRSSLTPAEREKLREAGLCFYCRVGLHRSSDCPLRKKGNTAGAVTVEDVRRETQGKKSPLDKLCRDCTTKKFSDLVDVKVNGKRVTALRDSGCSSIVVAAHLVPADKMTGQRKRTTLADKSKVRYCETAIIHVDSPFFCGETEVVVMADPIMPVLIGEFHGTQNDRRKTPIFPVREPAWYYDSAETVAGAVDTRAQSKLDNDRDKSASKPSSREPTSDMFTPKDLREAQKTDPSLDSIRKQAATGEERGHMRVVEKNGILYQSTFNRKGEESLKVILPKSFRSKVLAFGHDHPMAGHQGQRRTAERITREFWWPCCGVEIRRYCLSCDACQRSAPKHLTKKVPLGKMPVFETAFRRVAVDIIGPILPMSENKKRYILVMVDFATRYPEAVALKDIHAETVADALWDFWTRLSIPSEILSDNGSQFTGTLMQEVTELLRIKRKTSAVFHPAGNVQVRKKEKVFHVNLLKSYVEREQPVTDGTIPVAVVEEEEEEVIVSVVVEEDETTNDDIFRLDSQRTIPTFETKRTEGLDHVHFSEKLTQSQRTEARQICADRLDNLTDVPLTTNLTTCRIEVTDKKPVYIRPRPIPHAYVKMVENEVEEMLKLGVIEPANSAYNSPIVLVKKKEEGKYRFCADLRGLNDVTVFDGEPITDVQHLFQSLGKAKYFSKLDLTRGYWGIPIVEEDRDKTAFVTSRGQFRWVNMPFGLKTATGIFNRMMRKLLGPLNRDDVYHFMDDILIATETWEQHMEALKAVLQRLKEANLAAKPSKCYIGFDQLPYLGHEIGHGERWPEDDKIVKIVNAKEPATKKQLRAFLGLTGFYREYLENYSTVVVPLTDMTKKSLPDKLKWSDEAKKSFARLKRMVSEKPVLKMPDFGKDFVLRTDASDRGIGAVLMQLHGEKLHPVAYQSKKLLGAESRYATVEKECLATVWGVQKFERYLKGRHFVLETDHQPLKCLQRNPTNPRLLRWSLQLQPYSFTINYIPGKDNLGADYLSRIN; the protein is encoded by the exons ATGGCTGATACCAGACATCATCAGCACTACACCAGATTCTCGTCAACCGTGGGCATAGACCCAGAATATACAGAAGGAGCAAATCTGATTGATATCACCGAACTAGGTGATGACGGCCACGCCGCTCAGCCTGTGAACGGACAGGTCGAGCAGACCGTTCCATCAAGTCCCAGCGTCAGTTCGATCAAGGAATTGATCACCATGGGGAAAGAGTTGGGTTTGGAGGGAAAGGAACTACAGTCATTCGTCCAAGGGGAGAGGGATAAAGAACGAGCAGCTCAAGAGCGTGAACATGAGCGAGAAGCCAGTAGGCTAGCACTAGAAGCTCAAGAGCGTACAGATGAGCGCCAATtcaaagagaatgagagagacagactcttTAGGATAGAAGAGCTGCGCATTCAGAGCGAGGTTCAGATGAACACGAATGAAAACGCAGCTCATCCTTCCCAATCCTCACATAACCATGATCCCCGTTTCATTCCCAAAATCCCTTACCTTGATGACAAGGGTGACGTTGAATCCTGGCTCAAACAGTTTGAACACTATGCCAGAGATATGAATTTGGACGAATCAAAGAAAGCCTCCCGGCTGATATACTTCTTGAAAGGTAAGGCCCGTACCATCGTGTCCAAAATGGACGATGAGGATGTTGATGACTATGAAAAGGTGAAGAGCGCGTTATTTGAAGGATTCCAGCTCACCGCTGAGCAATATCGCATGAAATTCCGCAATACTAGACGTAATCCCGCGGAAACTTACAAAGAACACATCACTAGACTCGATCGGTACCTAACCAAGTGGATCGAGCTTGATCCGTGCGAGAAAACTGTCAAAGGATTAACCGATTTGATCCTGCGAGAGCAGTCCTTGCAGTCAATGCCTTCCGATCTTGCCGTGCATGTCAAAGACCGGAACCCGATCAATGCCAAGGAGATGGGAAAACTCGCGTCCGATTATGAGCTGAACAGAAGCCAAAATAAATTGAGACCGACACCAACGCGAACTCCTCAGGACGGAACGAAACGTTTTGAGAAGGATCATAAACCATCACCTCAACAAGGTAAAAGATCTTCTTTGACACCGGCGGAACGCGAAAAACTCCGAGAAGCAGGACTATGCTTCTATTGTCGCGTAGGTCTACACCGTTCGAGCGATTGTCCCTTACGGAAAAAAGGCAACACCGCCGGAGCTGTGACGGTTGAAGATGTCCGACGCGAAACACAGGGAAAAAAATCCCCGTTAGATAAATTGTGTCGAGACTGCACCACAAAAAAGTTTTCGGATCTAGTTGACGTCAAAGTCAACGGCAAACGAGTGACCGCCCTGAGAGACTCGGGCTGTAGCTCGATTGTGGTGGCTGCACATCTTGTGCCGGCCGACAAAATGACTGGTCAGAGAAAGAGGACCACGTTAGCGGACAAAAGTAAAGTCCGGTACTGCGAGACCGCGATCATTCATGTGGATTCGCCCTTCTTCTGCGGAGAGACAGAAGTCGTAGTCATGGCGGATCCCATAATGCCGGTGCTCATAGGGGAGTTCCATGGAACTCAGAACGACAGGAGGAAAACACCGATTTTCCCTGTCAGAGAACCTGCCTGGTATTACGACAGCGCTGAGACAGTCGCTGGGGCCGTAGATACCAGAGCACAGTCCAAATTGGACAATGATAGAGACAAATCTGCGAGTAAGCCAAGTAGCCGGGAGCCAACATCGGATATGTTTACTCCAAAGGACTTACGCGAGGCTCAGAAGACAGATCCTTCGTTAGACAGCATCAGGAAACAAGCTGCTACCGGAGAAGAGAGAGGCCACATGAGGGTCGTGGAAAAGAATGGTATCTTGTACCAGTCGACGTTCAATCGGAAAGGAGAGGAGTCTTTGAAGGTTATTCTTCCCAAATCGTTCCGTAGTAAGGTGCTCGCATTCGGCCATGATCATCCAATGGCAGGACACCAAGGTCAGCGTCGTACCGCCGAAAGGATTACACGCGAATTTTGGTGGCCATGCTGTGGTGTTGAGATCCGCCGCTACTGCTTGTCATGTGACGCTTGCCAGCGATCCGCGCCAAAACACCTTACGAAGAAGGTCCCATTGGGCAAGATGCCAGTGTTTGAGACTGCTTTCAGAAGAGTAGCCGTCGATATCATCGGGCCTATTCTTCCTATGTCCGAGAACAAAAAACGGTACATCCTCGTCATGGTTGACTTTGCCACCCGCTACCCTGAAGCTGTCGCGTTGAAGGACATCCACGCCGAGACAGTAGCCGATGCTTTGTGGGATTTTTGGACTAGACTCAGTATCCCAAGTGAAATATTGTCTGATAACGGGAGCCAGTTCACAGGCACTCTGATGCAGGAAGTCACTGAACTCCTCCGCATCAAAAGGAAAACCTCTGCGGTATTTCATCCAGCTGGAAATG TCCAAGTAAGGAAGAAGGAAAAAGTATTCCATGTCAACCTCCTCAAGTCTTACGTCGAACGTGAGCAACCTGTCACCGATGGAACAATTCCGGTTGcagtagtagaagaagaagaagaagaagtgatcGTCTCAGTAGTGGTAGAGGAGGACGAAACCACTAACGACGACATCTTCAGGTTGGACAGTCAGAGGACTATCCCAACATTTGAGACAAAGCGCACAGAAGGTTTAGACCACGTGCACTTTTCAGAGAAACTCACTCAGTCACAGCGAACTGAAGCGAGACAGATCTGCGCGGACAGACTAGATAATCTGACCGACGTACCACTCACCACGAATCTGACTACGTGTCGAATCGAGGTCACAGACAAGAAACCGGTCTATATAAGACCACGCCCCATTCCACATGCGTATGTGAAGATGGTGGAGAATGAAGTCGAAGAGATGTTGAAGCTAGGAGTCATCGAACCCGCCAACTCAGCTTACAATTCACCCATTGTTCTcgtcaaaaagaaagaagaaggaaagTACCGCTTTTGCGCGGACCTCCGTGGGTTGAATGATGTCACGGTGTTCGATGGGGAACCCATCACCGACGTTCAACATTTATTCCAAAGCTTAGGAAAAGCCAAGTACTTCTCCAAGCTAGATCTCACGCGTGGCTACTGGGGAATACCCATTGTCgaggaagacagagacaaaaccgcGTTTGTGACGTCACGAGGCCAGTTCCGATGGGTGAACATGCCCTTCGGGTTGAAGACCGCCACTGGCATCTTCAACAGGATGATGAGGAAGTTGCTAGGTCCCCTCAACCGAGACGATGTGTACCATTTTATGGATGACATCTTGATAGCCACTGAGACGTGGGAGCAACACATGGAAGCCCTGAAGGCAGTCCTTCAGCGGCTCAAAGAAGCCAACCTTGCAGCAAAACCGTCGAAATGCTACATCGGATTCGACCAATTGCCGTATCTTGGCCATGAAATCGGGCATGGAGAGAGGTGGCCAGAAGACGATAAAATCGTGAAGATCGTGAACGCCAAAGAGCCAGCTACAAAGAAACAGCTACGCGCATTTTTGGGTCTCACGGGGTTTTACCGAGAATACCTGGAAAACTACTCGACTGTGGTCGTGCCGCTCACCGACATGACAAAGAAGAGCTTGCCAGACAAACTCAAATGGAGTGACGAGGCAAAGAAGAGCTTCGCAAGACTCAAACGAATGGTCAGTGAGAAACCAGTCCTGAAAATGCCTGATTTCGGCAAGGACTTCGTTCTCCGCACTGACGCATCAGACCGAGGAATCGGTGCGGTACTGATGCAACTACATGGAGAGAAGCTACACCCCGTAGCGTACCAGTCGAAGAAGCTACTCGGGGCTGAGTCCCGATACGCGACTGTGGAAAAGGAATGTCTAGCAACAGTCTGGGGAGTACAGAAGTTTGAAAGATACCTGAAAGGACGACACTTTGTGTTGGAGACAGACCACCAACCCTTGAAATGCCTACAGAGGAATCCAACAAACCCTCGTCTGTTACGATGGTCGCTACAATTGCAACCATACTCCTTCACAATCAACTACATCCCAGGAAAGGACAACCTAGGTGCTGACTATTTGAGTCGCATCAACTGA
- the LOC138970147 gene encoding paraneoplastic antigen Ma3-like: MEAGLEAAGGVEKDREQKTELTDDKEAELSDLFAQMGARPKVKTKQDLERWMVDYVSSLPRESHVPPVSVSPNTPVISITGRKPWLTKFNPDQGHEGFTLWKHQLTCLQRENHSDKDMFDAVRSSLQGKAAHILVRLGPGASISDILNKMDSVYGEIETESDVLAEFYGAHQEKNETVADWGCRLEQLLDVAKRQAYVPGNPDEALRNKFWTGLRQELKDVSAYQYDTSTSFDQLRITLRRIEKQHLACQTPSKSPKPTPCKSTQKQETNCKDGPESEMAEMRAMIQQLTAQVKKLTTNPDKPSDQGPTVSNDAYQRGGTQNRGRRGGPYRGRGGSHGNSSDIACFKCGEKGHIAIGCRTRTDHLQTTQFFQNGLGM, from the coding sequence ATGGAGGCTGGTTTAGAAGCCGCTGGTGGAGTCGAAAAAGACAGAGAACAAAAGACTGAGTTAACTGACGACAAAGAAGCAGAACTCAGTGACTTGTTTGCACAGATGGGAGCACGACCCaaagtcaaaacaaaacaagaccttGAAAGATGGATGGTAGATTACGTTTCCTCCCTTCCACGAGAATCGCACGTACCTCCAGTTTCCGTCTCTCCAAACACCCCAGTGATCAGCATCACAGGAAGGAAACCATGGCTTACCAAGTTCAATCCGGACCAAGGACACGAGGGCTTTACCTTATGGAAGCATCAACTTACCTGTCTACAGAGAGAGAACCATTCCGACAAAGACATGTTTGACGCTGTTCGATCATCCCTACAAGGCAAGGCTGCACACATCTTAGTCCGTCTAGGCCCAGGAGCGTCAATCAGCGACATCCTGAATAAGATGGACAGCGTGTatggagagatagagacagaatcAGATGTGCTGGCGGAATTTTATGGAGCACATCAGGAGAAAAACGAAACGGTCGCTGACTGGGGCTGCCGTCTGGAGCAACTTCTTGATGTAGCCAAGCGCCAAGCATACGTACCTGGCAACCCGGATGAAGCACTGAGAAACAAATTCTGGACCGGCCTACGTCAGGAACTCAAGGATGTGTCGGCATACCAGTATGACACCAGTACCAGCTTCGATCAACTGCGTATCACTTTACGACGTATTGAGAAACAACATCTGGCATGTCAAACTCCATCGAAATCCCCTAAGCCAACACCATGCAAGTCTACACAAAAGCAGGAGACCAACTGCAAAGATGGACCGGAGAGTGAGATGGCGGAAATGAGAGCCATGATTCAGCAGCTCACAGCACAGGTCAAAAAGTTGACAACCAACCCAGACAAACCCAGTGACCAAGGACCTACGGTTTCCAATGACGCCTACCAGCGTGGCGGAACCCAGAATCGAGGAAGACGAGGCGGACCATACAGGGGTAGAGGAGGAAGTCACGGAAACTCTAGCGACATTGCTTGTTTCAAATGTGGAGAAAAAGGACACATAGCTATTGGATGTAGAACGCGAACAGACCACCTGCAGACCACTCAGTTTTTTCAAAACGGCCTTGGGATGTAG